Proteins from a genomic interval of Nasonia vitripennis strain AsymCx chromosome 3, Nvit_psr_1.1, whole genome shotgun sequence:
- the LOC103317396 gene encoding glycine-rich cell wall structural protein-like, with amino-acid sequence MLRYLTLMVFIALWASLASTLPTSVDPVKTITNVELPDKHDAEAEKTDDLETDATFWGGYGGWGRRRYYGGWGGRPYYHGWGGRGYGWGGGYYGGGWGGRYGGWGGYYW; translated from the exons ATGCTGCGATACTTG ACGCTGATGGTTTTCATCGCGCTATGGGCGAGCTTAGCCTCTACTCTACCCACGAGCGTAGATCCTGTAAAAACTATAACGAACGTGGAACTACCGGATAAGCACGACGCGGAGGCAGAAAAGACTGACGATTTGGAAACCGACGCTACTTTCTGGGG AGGCTACGGAGGCTGGGGTAGGCGACGTTACTACGGCGGCTGGGGCGGACGACCCTACTACCACGGCTGGGGTGGCCGGGGTTACGGTTGGGGAGGAGGATACTACGGCGGAGGCTGGGGAGGTCGTTATGGAGGCTGGGGTGGATACTACTGGTGA
- the LOC100118928 gene encoding dentin sialophosphoprotein-like isoform X1: MRNFERVKCGLALLCAISAALVSCDDFDQQNDTKTVSLEDPGIDATVKAALENGSVSEVVVRKDLLLFPVNAPNLVIAHSQEIHAVPQQNSSNATDGKPVAAEVAEVNEYSLSQLVNNTDNDTTSQGIAIPASSFPNGSENDSVLEPGKLLEIVSGFNLSSGVATEKVPLPSEVQDFSLPKHSIVELLSKSLPQADDAAPMIESSSEAPSYFVGKRSVDDDDDDDEDDDSQSNDSESTEDDDDSQSDDADLEKRSAESDEKDDSSDSKSDGSSATNSGSSSSTTTENVKRSTDSGDDADSSSTTENGASSTTESATNTGIAKRSIDSDEDDSKSDSSEESTQKTSTSTSRKETKRSADEDHDDDDDDSSASNSTEYYDRVVSKSSETADSQAESSSVQRSGKESLVRDSEDDMDVAEDMVFRPLFRYRQETRLRQRYPFYGRSRYYGNRYRYRADDSDYD; encoded by the exons ATGAGGAATTTCGAGCGA GTGAAGTGTGGGCTCGCGCTGTTGTGCGCGATTTCCGCGGCTCTGGTAAGCTGCGATGATTTCGACCAACAGAACGACACGAAGACCGTAAGCCTTGAAGATCCCGGCATCGATGCTACCGTAAAAGCTGCTCTGGAGAACGGCTCGGTTTCCGAGGTCGTCGTTAGAAAAGATTTGCTCCTCTTTCCCGTGAATGCGCCCAATTTG GTCATCGCGCACAGCCAAGAGATTCACGCTGTGCCGCAGCAGAACAGCAGCAACGCCACGGATGGAAAGCCTGTAGCTGCCGAAGTGGCCGAAGTCAACGAGTACAGCCTGTCGCAGTTGGTTAACAATACCGACAATGATACC ACAAGCCAAGGCATCGCAATCCCAGCCTCGTCGTTTCCCAATGGTTCGGAAAATGATTCGGTACTGGAGCCCGGAAAGCTCCTGGAAATCGTTTCGGGCTTCAATCTCTCAAGCGGAGTGGCTACCGAAAAAGTCCCTCTCCCAAGCGAAGTGCAGGATTTCAGCCTTCCTAAGCATTCCATCGTCGAGCTGCTATCGAAATCGCTGCCGCAAGCAGATGATGCAGCGCCGATGATCGAGTCGTCGAGCGAAGCACCGAGTTACTTCGTCGGGAAGAGATCCgtcgatgatgatgacgacgacgatgaagaCGATGACAGCCAGAGCAACGATTCCGAGAGTaccgaagacgacgacgacagccAATCGGATGACGCAGATTTGGAGAAGAGATCAGCAGAGTCGGACGAGAAGGATGACAGTAGCGATTCGAAAAGCGACGGAAGCAGTGCAACCAATAGTGGAAGTAGCTCCAGTACCACGACAGAAAACGTAAAAAGGTCGACCGATTCGGGAGACGATGCGGACAGCAGTAGCACGACCGAAAATGGCGCCAGTAGTACGACTGAAAGCGCAACCAATACCGGTATCGCGAAGAGGTCGATCGACTCGGACGAGGATGACAGCAAATCCGACAGCTCGGAGGAAAGTACTCAGAAAACCAGCACGAGTACCAGCAGAAAGGAAACGAAACGGTCCGCTGATGAagaccacgacgacgacgacgacgacagctCGGCTTCTAATAGCACAGAATACTACGATCGCGTG GTCAGCAAGTCGTCAGAAACAGCCGACAGCCAGGCTGAAAGTTCGAGTGTGCAGAGAAGCGGGAAAGAAAGTTTAGTTCGCGATTCGGAGGATGACATGGACGTCGCCGAAGATATGGTCTTCAGACCTCTTTTCAGATATCGTCAGGAGACGCGGCTACGTCAGCGTTATCCCTTTTACGGAAGGTCGCGCTATTATGGAAATCGATATCGTTATAGAGCAGATGATTCGGATTACGATTGA
- the LOC100118928 gene encoding suppressor protein SRP40-like isoform X2, with product MRNFERVKCGLALLCAISAALVSCDDFDQQNDTKTVSLEDPGIDATVKAALENGSVSEVVVRKDLLLFPVNAPNLVIAHSQEIHAVPQQNSSNATDGKPVAAEVAEVNEYSLSQLVNNTDNDTTSQGIAIPASSFPNGSENDSVLEPGKLLEIVSGFNLSSGVATEKVPLPSEVQDFSLPKHSIVELLSKSLPQADDAAPMIESSSEAPSYFVGKRSVDDDDDDDEDDDSQSNDSESTEDDDDSQSDDADLEKRSAESDEKDDSSDSKSDGSSATNSGSSSSTTTENVKRSTDSGDDADSSSTTENGASSTTESATNTGIAKRSIDSDEDDSKSDSSEESTQKTSTSTSRKETKRSADEDHDDDDDDSSASNSTEYYDRVE from the exons ATGAGGAATTTCGAGCGA GTGAAGTGTGGGCTCGCGCTGTTGTGCGCGATTTCCGCGGCTCTGGTAAGCTGCGATGATTTCGACCAACAGAACGACACGAAGACCGTAAGCCTTGAAGATCCCGGCATCGATGCTACCGTAAAAGCTGCTCTGGAGAACGGCTCGGTTTCCGAGGTCGTCGTTAGAAAAGATTTGCTCCTCTTTCCCGTGAATGCGCCCAATTTG GTCATCGCGCACAGCCAAGAGATTCACGCTGTGCCGCAGCAGAACAGCAGCAACGCCACGGATGGAAAGCCTGTAGCTGCCGAAGTGGCCGAAGTCAACGAGTACAGCCTGTCGCAGTTGGTTAACAATACCGACAATGATACC ACAAGCCAAGGCATCGCAATCCCAGCCTCGTCGTTTCCCAATGGTTCGGAAAATGATTCGGTACTGGAGCCCGGAAAGCTCCTGGAAATCGTTTCGGGCTTCAATCTCTCAAGCGGAGTGGCTACCGAAAAAGTCCCTCTCCCAAGCGAAGTGCAGGATTTCAGCCTTCCTAAGCATTCCATCGTCGAGCTGCTATCGAAATCGCTGCCGCAAGCAGATGATGCAGCGCCGATGATCGAGTCGTCGAGCGAAGCACCGAGTTACTTCGTCGGGAAGAGATCCgtcgatgatgatgacgacgacgatgaagaCGATGACAGCCAGAGCAACGATTCCGAGAGTaccgaagacgacgacgacagccAATCGGATGACGCAGATTTGGAGAAGAGATCAGCAGAGTCGGACGAGAAGGATGACAGTAGCGATTCGAAAAGCGACGGAAGCAGTGCAACCAATAGTGGAAGTAGCTCCAGTACCACGACAGAAAACGTAAAAAGGTCGACCGATTCGGGAGACGATGCGGACAGCAGTAGCACGACCGAAAATGGCGCCAGTAGTACGACTGAAAGCGCAACCAATACCGGTATCGCGAAGAGGTCGATCGACTCGGACGAGGATGACAGCAAATCCGACAGCTCGGAGGAAAGTACTCAGAAAACCAGCACGAGTACCAGCAGAAAGGAAACGAAACGGTCCGCTGATGAagaccacgacgacgacgacgacgacagctCGGCTTCTAATAGCACAGAATACTACGATCGCGTG GAGTGA
- the LOC100677900 gene encoding uncharacterized protein LOC100677900 has translation MYKCLGSRPLEHAVAKQQPREAHHYRACKALPFYRRKFPENLIHDIIKMSLPCKALVALLLLSVVNARPNTEFGSTNQSEPVDLENTDPLENVDTAAQTPQVYLIIAESLDDPEIIGTPADEDDVEKRSAEESDDLETAAGTNVLRPLFVYRQQLAYRERVKKGAFRRSGIRPRF, from the exons ATGTATAAATGCCTTGGTAGCCGACCGTTGGAGCATGCAGTTGCGAAACAGCAACCCCGAGAAGCACATCACTACAGAGCTTGCAAAGCTCTTCCGTTCTATCGTCGAAAGTTTCCCGAAAATCTAATCCACGACATTATCAAAATG TCTCTCCCGTGCAAAGCTCTCGTCGCCCTTCTGCTGTTGTCGGTAGTCAACGCCAGGCCAAACACTGAATTCGGTTCTACGAACCAATCGGAACCCGTCGACCTGGAGAACACTGATCCTCTGGAGAACGTCGACACAGCTGCCCAGACTCCACAGGTCTACCTGATAATCGCTGAATCGTTGGACGATCCCGAGATAATCGGTACACCAGCGGATGAGGACGACGTTGAGAAGCGCAGCGCCGAGGAGTCCGATGACCTCGAGACAGCCGCCGGTACCAATGTACTCCGGCCACTTTTCGTTTACCGGCAACAACTCGCTTACCGCGAAAGAGTCAAGAAGGGAGCGTTCAGGCGGTCCGGAATCAGACCTAGGTTCTAG
- the LOC100679277 gene encoding glycine-rich cell wall structural protein — protein sequence MRRIYKIHSAGFLYKSLQTLNMLRYSTLVLLLALVGMCLAAAVPAPIPAAANDDLETAASARAQFGYGGYGGHGGYGHGGHGGYGHGGYGHGGYGHGGYGHGGYGHGGYGHGVYGHGHHGHHGGHGGYGGYGGYGGYGGYGGYPGFGIYLG from the exons ATGAGGCGTATATATAAGATTCATTCTGCCGGATTTCTTTACAAATCTTTACAAACCCTCAACATGTTGCGATACTCG ACACTCGTACTCCTGCTGGCCCTCGTTGGCATGTGCCTTGCCGCCGCAGTTCCGGCACCGATTCCCGCCGCTGCCAATGATGACTTGGAAACCGCTGCCTCGGCTCGAGCTCAGTTTGG CTATGGTGGATATGGCGGACATGGTGGATACGGCCACGGAGGACACGGAGGATACGGACACGGTGGATACGGACACGGTGGATACGGACACGGTGGATATGGTCACGGTGGATATGGTCACGGAGGATACGGTCACGGTGTATACGGACACGGCCACCACGGACATCACGGTGGACACGGAGGCTACGGTGGATATGGTGGATATGGTGGATACGGAGGATACGGTGGATACCCCGGTTTCGGTATCTACCTCGGCTAA
- the LOC100680065 gene encoding MAR-binding filament-like protein 1-1 isoform X2, with translation MSGFDIMTDSSFNNELQWSLVPNANPNVATEDHLQSLGLNVQDGLPKFKLNEVGPVALASSIFQQNNINVNDDLEQSFVVLGKTSLQSIRDDALASYLEIQQKSQLTDHTSMISMMSPSEIEEKLKNVLEENIKLKETLKQNNSATKQQFNTITMWQKDVMTVCDNHKQKFMETKQLMSRLKKENDELREKIAKYQLQESSLNSSSATGLSLEGVNASSLLKKSTYVSTENLPTLTGFNTSLLEEGKQLENDNIQLENEQELLKKNDTLSEELNKVKVNHSKTKEVLQELEKRYLTDIELFSQQLQKANKELKEVLKQKSDMTNSLELEKLLVKCCEKDLELKYLEEIITSLKQQIKKYEENIFPLIDLQVETSDESSDDKKLLKENVKFYNNKIEELGKCFAAQCSRYMRIQEFLKESADIIQIFENSEVLSNSSLPEDKVKDYKEKLREYRKRLIDEQIQSIDDKQITIKVQKQFQKMLSDYNAVIYELEILRDENSKLATMQTKASEENSQKLADIEKHLDEEKKILDNEKTELLEQRLSLQFEKKLVIEEKEKIEAERSSLSLEKEKLIEARTSLLEERTSLDRQSLLYEAEKGTLQKEKKLLHKKCDELMNQIEILRHESSKANTTIQQLNLNNSKLKENEEIISVYKIQTEMHQKEFEEMRVTQKNLQDQLQSLSMANLQLRTENDRLGGQANEQDSSAQSRYCGLCAKYIVPGERHGMVICTPEFD, from the exons ATGTCAGGTTTTGACATAATGACAGATTCTTCATTTAACAATGAATTACAGTGGAGCTTAGTTCCCAACGCGAATCCAAATGTTGCTACAGAAGATCATTTACAGAGTTTGGGTTTGAATGTTCAAGATGGCTTGCCCAAATTTAAACTCAATGAAGTTGGTCCTGTAGCTCTTGCTAGTTCCATCTTCCAGCAGAATAACATCAACGTTAATGATGATTTGGAGCAGTCCTTCGTTGTACTGGGTAAAACATCATTGCAATCAATTAGAGATGATGCACTGGCTAGCTATTTGGAAATTCAACAGAAAAGTCAATTGACT GATCATACTTCAATGATCTCTATGATGAGCCCATCAGAAATtgaggaaaaattaaaaaacgtactagaagaaaatattaaattgaaGGAAACTTTAAAACAGAACAACAGTGCCACCAAACAGCAGTTTAATACTATTACAATGTGGCAAAAGGATGTTATGACAGTTTGTGACAATCATAAGCAAAAATTTATGGAAACTAAACAATTGATGAgtcgtttaaaaaaagaaaatgacgAGTTACGA gaaaagaTTGCCAAATATCAATTACAAGAATCGTCTTTGAATAGCAGTAGTGCAACTGGTCTTTCATTAGAAGGTGTTAATGCATcttctttattaaaaaaatcaacgtaTGTTAGCACAGAAAATCTTCCCACACTTACTGGTTTCAATACCTCACTTTTGGAAGAGGGAAAACAACTGGAAAATGACAACATTCAACTTGAAAATGAACAagagcttttaaaaaaaaatgacactTTGTCAGAAGaattaaataaagtaaaagtTAATCACTCAAAAACTAAGGAAGTATTGCAAGAACTGGAAAAACGATATTTGACTGACATTGAATTATTTAGTCAGCAGTTGCAAAAGGCCAATAAAGAATTGAAAGAAGTATTGAAGCAAAAATCTGATATGACAAATTCTCtagaattagaaaaattacTTGTTAAATGTTGTGAAAAGGATTTGGAATTAAAATATcttgaagaaataattacttCGTTGAAAcagcaaattaaaaaatatgaagaaAAT ATTTTTCCATTGATTGATTTACAAGTTGAAACATCTGATGAGTCATctgatgataaaaaattactaaaagagaacgttaaattttataacaataaaatagaGGAACTTGGAAAATGTTTCGCTGCGCAATGTTCGCGCTATATGCGAATACAAGAATTCTTGAAAGAATCGGCTGATATTATtcagattttcgaaaattctgAAGTACTATCCAATAGCAGCCTACCAGAAGATAAGGTCAAGGATTATAAAGAAAAACTGCGTGAATATCGTAAGCGATTGATCGACGAGCAAATACAAAGCATCGATGATAAACAAATTACTATTAAAGTTCAAAAGCAGTTTCAGAAAATGTTATCAGATTACAATGCTGTTATTTATGAATTGGAAATATTAAGAGACGAGAACTCAAAACTCGCGACAATGCAAACCAAAGCATCAGAAGAGAATTCGCAAAAGTTAGCTGATATAGAAAAACATCTCgacgaagaaaagaaaatactaGATAATGAAAAGACTGAATTATTGGAGCAGCGACTGAGTCTGCAGTTTGAAAAGAAATTAGTTATCGAAGAAAAGGAAAAGATCGAAGCAGAGCGCAGTTCTTTATCTTTGGAAAAAGAAAAGCTTATTGAAGCCAGAACTAGCTTATTAGAAGAAAGGACATCTCTTGATCGACAGAGTCTATTGTATGAAGCTGAAAAGGGAACcttacaaaaagagaaaaaacttttaCATAAGAAATGTGACGAATTGATGAATCAAATTGAGATTCTGAGGCATGAATCGAGCAAAGCTAATACAACTATTCAGCAGTTGAATTTAAATAACAGTAAATTGAAGGAAAAT GAGGAGATAATTTCGGTGTACAAAATACAAACTGAAATGCATCAAAAAGAGTTTGAAGAAATGAGAGTaacacaaaaaaatttacaagacCAGTTGCAATCACTTTCAATGGCAAATTTGCAATTGCGAACTGAAAATGATCGTCTAGGAGGCCAAGCAAATGAGCAAGAC TCTTCAGCACAATCCAGGTACTGCGGCCTCTGCGCAAAATACATCGTCCCAGGAGAACGTCATGGAATGGTCATTTGTACTCCAGAATTTGATTAG
- the LOC100680065 gene encoding MAR-binding filament-like protein 1-1 isoform X1, translated as MSGFDIMTDSSFNNELQWSLVPNANPNVATEDHLQSLGLNVQDGLPKFKLNEVGPVALASSIFQQNNINVNDDLEQSFVVLGKTSLQSIRDDALASYLEIQQKSQLTDHTSMISMMSPSEIEEKLKNVLEENIKLKETLKQNNSATKQQFNTITMWQKDVMTVCDNHKQKFMETKQLMSRLKKENDELREKIAKYQLQESSLNSSSATGLSLEGVNASSLLKKSTYVSTENLPTLTGFNTSLLEEGKQLENDNIQLENEQELLKKNDTLSEELNKVKVNHSKTKEVLQELEKRYLTDIELFSQQLQKANKELKEVLKQKSDMTNSLELEKLLVKCCEKDLELKYLEEIITSLKQQIKKYEENIFPLIDLQVETSDESSDDKKLLKENVKFYNNKIEELGKCFAAQCSRYMRIQEFLKESADIIQIFENSEVLSNSSLPEDKVKDYKEKLREYRKRLIDEQIQSIDDKQITIKVQKQFQKMLSDYNAVIYELEILRDENSKLATMQTKASEENSQKLADIEKHLDEEKKILDNEKTELLEQRLSLQFEKKLVIEEKEKIEAERSSLSLEKEKLIEARTSLLEERTSLDRQSLLYEAEKGTLQKEKKLLHKKCDELMNQIEILRHESSKANTTIQQLNLNNSKLKENEEIISVYKIQTEMHQKEFEEMRVTQKNLQDQLQSLSMANLQLRTENDRLGGQANEQDNSDVTINRNHVLCPKCQNSISTDNLSLHIARCYNLD; from the exons ATGTCAGGTTTTGACATAATGACAGATTCTTCATTTAACAATGAATTACAGTGGAGCTTAGTTCCCAACGCGAATCCAAATGTTGCTACAGAAGATCATTTACAGAGTTTGGGTTTGAATGTTCAAGATGGCTTGCCCAAATTTAAACTCAATGAAGTTGGTCCTGTAGCTCTTGCTAGTTCCATCTTCCAGCAGAATAACATCAACGTTAATGATGATTTGGAGCAGTCCTTCGTTGTACTGGGTAAAACATCATTGCAATCAATTAGAGATGATGCACTGGCTAGCTATTTGGAAATTCAACAGAAAAGTCAATTGACT GATCATACTTCAATGATCTCTATGATGAGCCCATCAGAAATtgaggaaaaattaaaaaacgtactagaagaaaatattaaattgaaGGAAACTTTAAAACAGAACAACAGTGCCACCAAACAGCAGTTTAATACTATTACAATGTGGCAAAAGGATGTTATGACAGTTTGTGACAATCATAAGCAAAAATTTATGGAAACTAAACAATTGATGAgtcgtttaaaaaaagaaaatgacgAGTTACGA gaaaagaTTGCCAAATATCAATTACAAGAATCGTCTTTGAATAGCAGTAGTGCAACTGGTCTTTCATTAGAAGGTGTTAATGCATcttctttattaaaaaaatcaacgtaTGTTAGCACAGAAAATCTTCCCACACTTACTGGTTTCAATACCTCACTTTTGGAAGAGGGAAAACAACTGGAAAATGACAACATTCAACTTGAAAATGAACAagagcttttaaaaaaaaatgacactTTGTCAGAAGaattaaataaagtaaaagtTAATCACTCAAAAACTAAGGAAGTATTGCAAGAACTGGAAAAACGATATTTGACTGACATTGAATTATTTAGTCAGCAGTTGCAAAAGGCCAATAAAGAATTGAAAGAAGTATTGAAGCAAAAATCTGATATGACAAATTCTCtagaattagaaaaattacTTGTTAAATGTTGTGAAAAGGATTTGGAATTAAAATATcttgaagaaataattacttCGTTGAAAcagcaaattaaaaaatatgaagaaAAT ATTTTTCCATTGATTGATTTACAAGTTGAAACATCTGATGAGTCATctgatgataaaaaattactaaaagagaacgttaaattttataacaataaaatagaGGAACTTGGAAAATGTTTCGCTGCGCAATGTTCGCGCTATATGCGAATACAAGAATTCTTGAAAGAATCGGCTGATATTATtcagattttcgaaaattctgAAGTACTATCCAATAGCAGCCTACCAGAAGATAAGGTCAAGGATTATAAAGAAAAACTGCGTGAATATCGTAAGCGATTGATCGACGAGCAAATACAAAGCATCGATGATAAACAAATTACTATTAAAGTTCAAAAGCAGTTTCAGAAAATGTTATCAGATTACAATGCTGTTATTTATGAATTGGAAATATTAAGAGACGAGAACTCAAAACTCGCGACAATGCAAACCAAAGCATCAGAAGAGAATTCGCAAAAGTTAGCTGATATAGAAAAACATCTCgacgaagaaaagaaaatactaGATAATGAAAAGACTGAATTATTGGAGCAGCGACTGAGTCTGCAGTTTGAAAAGAAATTAGTTATCGAAGAAAAGGAAAAGATCGAAGCAGAGCGCAGTTCTTTATCTTTGGAAAAAGAAAAGCTTATTGAAGCCAGAACTAGCTTATTAGAAGAAAGGACATCTCTTGATCGACAGAGTCTATTGTATGAAGCTGAAAAGGGAACcttacaaaaagagaaaaaacttttaCATAAGAAATGTGACGAATTGATGAATCAAATTGAGATTCTGAGGCATGAATCGAGCAAAGCTAATACAACTATTCAGCAGTTGAATTTAAATAACAGTAAATTGAAGGAAAAT GAGGAGATAATTTCGGTGTACAAAATACAAACTGAAATGCATCAAAAAGAGTTTGAAGAAATGAGAGTaacacaaaaaaatttacaagacCAGTTGCAATCACTTTCAATGGCAAATTTGCAATTGCGAACTGAAAATGATCGTCTAGGAGGCCAAGCAAATGAGCAAGAC AATTCAGATGTGACGATTAATAGAAACCATGTACTTTGTCCAAAATGCCAAAACAGCATTTCAACTGATAATCTTTCATTGCACATAGCACGTTGTTATAATTTGGACTGA
- the LOC100680065 gene encoding MAR-binding filament-like protein 1-1 isoform X3, producing MISMMSPSEIEEKLKNVLEENIKLKETLKQNNSATKQQFNTITMWQKDVMTVCDNHKQKFMETKQLMSRLKKENDELREKIAKYQLQESSLNSSSATGLSLEGVNASSLLKKSTYVSTENLPTLTGFNTSLLEEGKQLENDNIQLENEQELLKKNDTLSEELNKVKVNHSKTKEVLQELEKRYLTDIELFSQQLQKANKELKEVLKQKSDMTNSLELEKLLVKCCEKDLELKYLEEIITSLKQQIKKYEENIFPLIDLQVETSDESSDDKKLLKENVKFYNNKIEELGKCFAAQCSRYMRIQEFLKESADIIQIFENSEVLSNSSLPEDKVKDYKEKLREYRKRLIDEQIQSIDDKQITIKVQKQFQKMLSDYNAVIYELEILRDENSKLATMQTKASEENSQKLADIEKHLDEEKKILDNEKTELLEQRLSLQFEKKLVIEEKEKIEAERSSLSLEKEKLIEARTSLLEERTSLDRQSLLYEAEKGTLQKEKKLLHKKCDELMNQIEILRHESSKANTTIQQLNLNNSKLKENEEIISVYKIQTEMHQKEFEEMRVTQKNLQDQLQSLSMANLQLRTENDRLGGQANEQDNSDVTINRNHVLCPKCQNSISTDNLSLHIARCYNLD from the exons ATGATCTCTATGATGAGCCCATCAGAAATtgaggaaaaattaaaaaacgtactagaagaaaatattaaattgaaGGAAACTTTAAAACAGAACAACAGTGCCACCAAACAGCAGTTTAATACTATTACAATGTGGCAAAAGGATGTTATGACAGTTTGTGACAATCATAAGCAAAAATTTATGGAAACTAAACAATTGATGAgtcgtttaaaaaaagaaaatgacgAGTTACGA gaaaagaTTGCCAAATATCAATTACAAGAATCGTCTTTGAATAGCAGTAGTGCAACTGGTCTTTCATTAGAAGGTGTTAATGCATcttctttattaaaaaaatcaacgtaTGTTAGCACAGAAAATCTTCCCACACTTACTGGTTTCAATACCTCACTTTTGGAAGAGGGAAAACAACTGGAAAATGACAACATTCAACTTGAAAATGAACAagagcttttaaaaaaaaatgacactTTGTCAGAAGaattaaataaagtaaaagtTAATCACTCAAAAACTAAGGAAGTATTGCAAGAACTGGAAAAACGATATTTGACTGACATTGAATTATTTAGTCAGCAGTTGCAAAAGGCCAATAAAGAATTGAAAGAAGTATTGAAGCAAAAATCTGATATGACAAATTCTCtagaattagaaaaattacTTGTTAAATGTTGTGAAAAGGATTTGGAATTAAAATATcttgaagaaataattacttCGTTGAAAcagcaaattaaaaaatatgaagaaAAT ATTTTTCCATTGATTGATTTACAAGTTGAAACATCTGATGAGTCATctgatgataaaaaattactaaaagagaacgttaaattttataacaataaaatagaGGAACTTGGAAAATGTTTCGCTGCGCAATGTTCGCGCTATATGCGAATACAAGAATTCTTGAAAGAATCGGCTGATATTATtcagattttcgaaaattctgAAGTACTATCCAATAGCAGCCTACCAGAAGATAAGGTCAAGGATTATAAAGAAAAACTGCGTGAATATCGTAAGCGATTGATCGACGAGCAAATACAAAGCATCGATGATAAACAAATTACTATTAAAGTTCAAAAGCAGTTTCAGAAAATGTTATCAGATTACAATGCTGTTATTTATGAATTGGAAATATTAAGAGACGAGAACTCAAAACTCGCGACAATGCAAACCAAAGCATCAGAAGAGAATTCGCAAAAGTTAGCTGATATAGAAAAACATCTCgacgaagaaaagaaaatactaGATAATGAAAAGACTGAATTATTGGAGCAGCGACTGAGTCTGCAGTTTGAAAAGAAATTAGTTATCGAAGAAAAGGAAAAGATCGAAGCAGAGCGCAGTTCTTTATCTTTGGAAAAAGAAAAGCTTATTGAAGCCAGAACTAGCTTATTAGAAGAAAGGACATCTCTTGATCGACAGAGTCTATTGTATGAAGCTGAAAAGGGAACcttacaaaaagagaaaaaacttttaCATAAGAAATGTGACGAATTGATGAATCAAATTGAGATTCTGAGGCATGAATCGAGCAAAGCTAATACAACTATTCAGCAGTTGAATTTAAATAACAGTAAATTGAAGGAAAAT GAGGAGATAATTTCGGTGTACAAAATACAAACTGAAATGCATCAAAAAGAGTTTGAAGAAATGAGAGTaacacaaaaaaatttacaagacCAGTTGCAATCACTTTCAATGGCAAATTTGCAATTGCGAACTGAAAATGATCGTCTAGGAGGCCAAGCAAATGAGCAAGAC AATTCAGATGTGACGATTAATAGAAACCATGTACTTTGTCCAAAATGCCAAAACAGCATTTCAACTGATAATCTTTCATTGCACATAGCACGTTGTTATAATTTGGACTGA